From the genome of Gracilibacillus salitolerans, one region includes:
- a CDS encoding LysM peptidoglycan-binding domain-containing protein yields the protein MLYVVKSGDTLAGIAARLGTTVGGILEANVICNPNLIFPGQPLIMPDLGIDLPKSGVYPYYVILYGDTLGCLANQFSQSIVSLAAANQIRDPNQIFAGSELLVRFEQPDPAV from the coding sequence ATGTTATATGTTGTAAAGTCGGGTGACACACTAGCGGGTATTGCCGCGAGGTTGGGTACAACCGTTGGAGGTATATTGGAGGCAAATGTGATATGTAATCCAAACCTTATTTTTCCTGGTCAACCGCTTATTATGCCGGATCTAGGAATCGATTTGCCTAAATCAGGAGTATATCCCTACTATGTTATTCTCTATGGAGATACATTAGGTTGCCTTGCGAATCAGTTTTCACAAAGTATTGTGTCACTTGCTGCAGCCAACCAAATTAGAGATCCAAACCAAATATTTGCAGGCAGTGAACTATTAGTCCGATTCGAGCAACCTGATCCAGCTGTTTAA
- a CDS encoding LysM peptidoglycan-binding domain-containing protein, whose product MQLFYKVLPGDSLYLIAKRWELPVESLIAANNLGPPYMIYVGQQLAVPPGVDVIRVRPGDTVFKIAQYYGVPLAVIFEANRLLPPYVIHVGQLLKVPPGVPYYVVQPGDTLFQIARRYNVMTGGHSNFELIRQVNRLPSYDLFPGMRLIIPYAPPGDQGLIAYTSNRGGDYDIWLYNPSNGVNVQLTTGLGESFSVPYWSPDSSRIAFVGKDGILYVVQVAEGAVARIDQFEDGLGGYIHWSPDSKKIVYPKQDDIILYNVITHKAERINQPSATDVHWFPSGVELLFQAPDASGISQLFRIRTDGTGKRQITENTAGALNHVRLSPNGSYAFYTTPGVSISIIFTIEISTGNVFEVSGGPLGKNYFPVWSPDSSTIAYSATAYEDIGYFSLIRTTGRQGENDRTRAISDCFATPVTWSPDGRKIAYLSGCNYEGAASEMWVMDVNHPVPIRLIEGVLITALQWSSMAVSPLKKTYTNMTYNVRFQYPSHWQRVTDERYEGPDGFFQIAAIFSDETINTVCQNEAFHQLLPYGTEPRIFNTQIEKQEACLIFPSEDQPFEMRGQAALIVQYPTPIQIDGKTYNYFILWADQNHISEISTTLTFLL is encoded by the coding sequence ATGCAACTTTTTTACAAAGTCCTTCCCGGTGATTCGCTGTATCTGATTGCGAAGCGATGGGAGCTTCCGGTTGAGTCTCTTATTGCCGCAAACAATCTTGGTCCCCCTTATATGATTTATGTAGGGCAACAGCTTGCTGTTCCCCCTGGTGTTGATGTTATACGTGTAAGACCTGGAGATACGGTTTTTAAAATTGCTCAATATTACGGTGTTCCTCTGGCTGTTATTTTCGAAGCAAATAGGCTTCTTCCTCCTTATGTGATCCATGTCGGGCAGCTGTTAAAAGTTCCTCCTGGTGTTCCTTACTATGTTGTTCAACCTGGTGACACGCTTTTTCAAATCGCAAGACGCTATAACGTAATGACAGGGGGACACAGCAATTTTGAGCTAATTAGGCAGGTGAATAGGCTTCCTTCCTATGATCTGTTTCCGGGGATGAGGCTTATCATTCCTTATGCTCCTCCTGGGGACCAAGGATTGATTGCCTATACATCCAATCGTGGGGGAGATTATGATATATGGTTATATAACCCTAGTAATGGTGTGAATGTACAACTTACAACAGGCTTAGGGGAATCATTTTCGGTTCCTTATTGGTCACCAGACAGTAGCAGAATCGCTTTTGTCGGGAAAGATGGCATTCTCTATGTCGTTCAAGTAGCTGAAGGTGCAGTTGCCCGTATTGATCAGTTCGAAGATGGGTTAGGGGGTTATATACATTGGTCACCTGATAGTAAAAAAATCGTGTATCCGAAGCAAGATGACATTATTTTGTACAATGTTATTACACATAAAGCTGAAAGAATAAACCAGCCAAGTGCAACCGATGTCCATTGGTTTCCGAGCGGTGTTGAACTGCTGTTTCAAGCCCCAGATGCATCAGGAATCAGTCAGCTTTTCCGGATTCGGACGGATGGAACAGGTAAGCGACAAATTACCGAAAATACAGCGGGAGCACTTAATCATGTTCGACTTTCTCCGAATGGATCGTATGCATTTTATACAACTCCTGGTGTAAGTATCTCGATTATTTTTACTATAGAAATTTCAACTGGTAACGTATTTGAAGTGAGCGGAGGACCGCTTGGGAAGAATTACTTTCCGGTATGGTCTCCTGATTCATCGACAATTGCTTATAGTGCGACGGCATATGAAGACATCGGATATTTTTCACTGATCAGAACAACGGGAAGACAAGGAGAAAACGATCGAACAAGGGCAATCTCGGATTGCTTTGCCACTCCTGTTACATGGTCACCAGATGGCAGAAAAATTGCCTATCTTTCGGGATGTAACTACGAGGGAGCAGCGAGTGAAATGTGGGTAATGGATGTAAACCATCCTGTTCCGATTCGATTAATTGAAGGAGTATTGATTACGGCTTTGCAATGGTCGTCTATGGCAGTTTCTCCGTTGAAAAAGACCTACACCAATATGACCTATAACGTCAGGTTTCAATATCCTTCACATTGGCAAAGAGTAACTGACGAAAGATACGAAGGCCCGGATGGTTTCTTCCAGATTGCAGCGATTTTTTCAGATGAAACAATTAATACTGTGTGCCAGAATGAAGCATTCCACCAACTCTTACCATACGGTACAGAACCACGCATTTTTAACACACAAATTGAAAAACAAGAAGCATGCTTGATTTTCCCTTCTGAAGACCAACCTTTTGAAATGCGCGGTCAAGCTGCTTTAATCGTTCAGTACCCTACACCGATTCAAATTGATGGAAAAACTTACAATTACTTTATATTATGGGCAGACCAGAACCATATATCTGAAATAAGCACGACTCTTACTTTTTTGTTGTAG
- a CDS encoding spore germination protein, producing MRNFIKQKNNSIHNLFKEVSKSDDFYQFSTKNLNESPIYFSYYKSLIDEKKIHHHLLPYIQSTEEVFTELTDVMNTIPIEDREITSDAKVFINKLTKGYIFIHLTKTPENGILVNLSNGTKGYRDFNDAENEYSVIGPNVGFVEDLDTNLSLLRRQITSDDLVFKEFTKGSLSNTRVMIGYIDGIANPQHIQTMKQRIEDLDMDVIFDSSVLDQIISDNSNTPFPLFMSTERLDRTKFMLLSGQVIVISDGSPYVIAGPTSIFNFFISPEDYYSPWPVGSFFRLIRFIGVLFSIFATSLYVAVLTHHYAIIPEDLLTPLIMSRANVPFPPLLEALFLEITIELLREAGARLPTKVGQTLGIVGGIVIGQAAVQAALTSNILLIIVALSALASFTTPTFKMSNTIRILRFPLILLAAIWGGFGVTLGLTFILCHLIRLKSLGTPYLAPLYPFRYRDLNDSFIRSSLSVTTKRYTFFRPLKLHRYNVKKHKDIEDDYNNE from the coding sequence TTGCGGAATTTCATAAAACAAAAAAACAATTCAATACATAATTTGTTTAAAGAGGTTTCTAAATCTGATGATTTTTACCAATTTTCCACTAAAAACCTCAATGAGTCACCCATATATTTTTCCTATTATAAGAGCCTTATTGATGAAAAAAAAATTCATCATCATCTCCTTCCATATATTCAATCTACAGAGGAGGTATTTACAGAACTTACGGATGTAATGAATACCATACCTATAGAAGATCGAGAAATCACTTCCGATGCTAAAGTATTCATAAACAAACTGACAAAAGGCTACATTTTTATTCATTTAACGAAAACTCCTGAGAATGGTATTTTGGTTAATCTTTCGAATGGAACGAAGGGTTATAGAGATTTTAATGATGCTGAAAATGAATATAGTGTAATCGGACCAAATGTGGGCTTTGTCGAAGATCTTGATACAAACCTCAGCCTATTAAGAAGGCAAATTACATCCGACGATCTTGTTTTTAAAGAATTTACTAAAGGATCTCTTTCAAATACTCGGGTTATGATTGGATATATTGATGGAATTGCAAATCCACAGCACATTCAAACAATGAAACAACGTATTGAGGATTTAGATATGGATGTTATATTCGATAGTTCAGTTCTAGATCAGATTATTTCTGATAACTCAAATACACCTTTTCCGCTATTTATGTCTACAGAACGTTTAGATCGTACAAAGTTTATGCTTTTAAGTGGACAAGTAATCGTTATTAGTGACGGTTCACCTTATGTTATCGCAGGACCTACCAGTATATTTAACTTTTTTATATCACCAGAGGATTATTACTCACCGTGGCCAGTAGGGTCTTTCTTTCGATTAATACGATTTATAGGTGTCCTTTTTTCAATTTTTGCAACATCATTATATGTCGCAGTATTAACACACCATTATGCAATCATTCCGGAAGATCTGTTAACTCCGTTAATCATGTCAAGGGCAAATGTCCCGTTTCCTCCTTTACTGGAAGCTTTATTTTTAGAAATTACAATAGAACTCTTGAGAGAAGCAGGAGCCAGACTTCCGACAAAAGTAGGCCAAACTCTGGGAATTGTTGGAGGTATTGTAATTGGGCAAGCTGCTGTTCAAGCTGCACTTACAAGTAACATTTTATTAATCATCGTAGCTCTTTCAGCACTTGCTTCTTTTACTACTCCTACTTTCAAGATGTCTAATACGATTCGGATATTAAGATTCCCACTTATTCTCTTAGCTGCAATATGGGGAGGTTTTGGGGTAACCCTGGGTCTTACTTTTATCCTGTGCCATCTAATAAGGTTAAAATCTCTTGGCACACCCTATTTGGCACCTCTATACCCATTCAGGTACAGAGATCTAAACGATAGTTTTATTCGGTCTTCTTTAAGTGTCACGACTAAACGGTATACCTTCTTTAGACCTCTAAAGTTGCATAGGTACAATGTCAAAAAGCATAAAGATATCGAGGATGACTATAATAACGAATAA
- a CDS encoding Ger(x)C family spore germination protein, producing the protein MMKFLKILCVLLLIVGCSRNKIVEDIKIIESLGYDLEDDKIKGSASFHVHYEKPAEAPVKLLTAKSETVNGIFTTFTQQVPHPVAIGKTRTILMGEPFAKEGIKDLMGTLVRDPMMENIATVVISKQDAAEVLNLAMRYPPYYLSDVIEQNIKYGNTPRTNIHTALNQYFGTGQDVYLPVLTIYESEKIMVDGLGIFKGDKLVMHLQDREAFLFKIIKDKNMSGTYEFISEQKEKIFLKIMYGKRKVSIKNTHQKPQVKIKLDLFAHIEDYPSSLDLSKKKDVDKLSTKIEKELSTKIEKLLEEFKEEQVDPVGFGDLVRSEKRDWTQDSFNDQYPNLEFEIETKMNFLPTGVDG; encoded by the coding sequence ATGATGAAATTTTTAAAAATCCTATGTGTCCTGTTGTTAATAGTAGGATGCTCTAGGAATAAAATAGTCGAGGATATAAAAATAATTGAATCATTAGGCTATGATCTTGAAGATGATAAAATAAAAGGGAGCGCCTCTTTCCATGTTCATTATGAAAAACCAGCAGAGGCACCAGTAAAGCTTCTTACAGCAAAATCCGAAACTGTAAATGGAATATTTACGACGTTTACGCAACAAGTACCACACCCTGTTGCAATTGGAAAAACAAGAACAATATTAATGGGAGAACCTTTTGCAAAAGAAGGCATTAAAGATTTAATGGGTACTCTTGTCAGAGACCCAATGATGGAAAACATTGCAACAGTGGTAATATCAAAGCAGGATGCTGCTGAAGTTCTTAATCTTGCTATGAGATATCCACCCTATTATCTCTCTGATGTAATTGAACAAAATATAAAATACGGGAATACGCCGCGAACGAACATTCATACAGCATTAAATCAATATTTTGGTACTGGACAAGATGTTTACTTGCCGGTCTTAACCATTTATGAATCTGAAAAGATAATGGTTGATGGTTTAGGAATTTTTAAAGGTGACAAATTGGTGATGCACCTTCAAGATAGAGAAGCGTTCCTCTTTAAGATCATTAAAGACAAAAATATGAGTGGTACTTATGAATTCATCAGCGAACAGAAAGAGAAAATCTTTCTAAAAATTATGTATGGAAAACGAAAAGTCTCCATTAAAAATACTCATCAAAAGCCACAGGTGAAAATTAAACTTGATTTGTTTGCTCATATTGAAGATTACCCAAGCTCTCTTGATCTTTCTAAAAAGAAAGATGTAGATAAATTATCTACAAAGATCGAAAAAGAATTAAGCACAAAAATTGAAAAGTTATTGGAAGAGTTTAAAGAGGAACAGGTAGATCCTGTGGGATTTGGAGATTTAGTTAGAAGTGAAAAACGAGATTGGACGCAAGATAGCTTTAATGATCAATACCCAAATTTAGAATTTGAAATTGAAACGAAGATGAACTTTTTACCGACGGGAGTGGATGGATAG
- a CDS encoding GerAB/ArcD/ProY family transporter, with translation MEQKINQNYLVSTFFVFFLIHSSQTGIGLLSFQNTIIENAGHDSWISVIITGLSLHIILWMILKMVSNPTKDLLKIHQISFGEKIGNFLSVIVIGYFLLLALTVFRTYIEAIQVWVFPMIKTWELSLGLACLIIYIITGGFRTLTGISFLGVVLPSILLLTLYFPLQYANFRNLMPVFNHSILEIAQSSKASSLIFIGFESLLIYFPFIKHPSKSAKWAHGALAFTTFIYLLVTLITFVYFSQGQLKHTLWPTLAMIKIVEFTFIMRIEFIFIFTWLLVILPTVCIPIWCCTRILKKITKIKPRKSLYTIMLFILLCSIFIDDHLKVDALRKFTSEVGFYFIYSYIPLLFAIYSLRKSKFKSSEY, from the coding sequence GTGGAGCAAAAAATTAACCAAAACTATTTAGTATCTACTTTTTTTGTTTTCTTTTTGATTCACTCCTCTCAAACAGGAATTGGTCTTCTGAGCTTTCAGAATACGATTATTGAAAATGCTGGACATGATTCATGGATCTCAGTTATTATCACTGGTCTAAGCCTTCATATTATATTATGGATGATACTAAAAATGGTTAGTAACCCTACCAAAGACTTGTTAAAAATCCATCAAATTTCGTTTGGTGAAAAAATCGGGAATTTTTTATCGGTTATTGTAATTGGATACTTTTTACTTTTGGCTCTTACCGTTTTTCGTACTTATATAGAAGCTATACAGGTATGGGTATTCCCAATGATCAAAACTTGGGAGCTTAGCCTAGGGTTAGCATGTCTAATCATTTATATCATTACCGGAGGATTCCGAACATTGACGGGAATAAGCTTCCTAGGAGTGGTTCTACCTTCTATTCTTCTGTTAACGTTATATTTTCCTTTACAATATGCTAATTTTAGAAACCTAATGCCGGTTTTTAACCATTCAATTCTGGAAATAGCTCAATCCTCTAAAGCATCTTCCCTTATATTTATTGGGTTTGAGTCCTTGTTGATTTACTTCCCATTTATTAAGCACCCTTCTAAATCTGCAAAATGGGCACATGGAGCATTAGCATTTACAACTTTCATATATCTATTAGTTACATTAATAACCTTCGTTTATTTTAGCCAAGGTCAACTTAAGCATACATTATGGCCGACATTAGCCATGATTAAGATTGTTGAATTTACTTTTATCATGCGAATTGAATTTATTTTTATCTTTACTTGGCTTTTGGTTATACTTCCAACCGTCTGTATTCCAATCTGGTGTTGTACGAGGATCTTAAAGAAAATAACGAAAATTAAACCAAGGAAATCATTATATACGATTATGCTATTCATATTACTTTGTAGCATCTTTATTGATGACCATCTGAAAGTAGATGCACTAAGGAAATTCACCTCAGAGGTAGGTTTCTATTTTATATATAGCTACATTCCACTCTTATTTGCCATTTATTCCCTACGTAAAAGCAAATTTAAAAGCTCTGAGTATTAA
- a CDS encoding DUF3231 family protein translates to MNVNELGFLWYLQSSSNMINLLLKYLSETSEDTDLRNILNEMYEISIYQEQEATQLLSEEGYKDTPFFREDDIYRSTTKLFSDQLIIEILKHITSNGLRPLAVQYVELTDYKVKNFYKKLLNDVIQLDFSLLKLLNDKDLLQNNSFSYKKADERDGKLFKVASTQQRPLNAIELANMFSSLQCNNVGVALCIGFSEVVEDMDTKKFILDGKKLAFYQSATLSDIYRENGIPTTTGLEAHVNKVKESPFSDKLMANLIMFLNPVSISNLQNAVVSSYKKDHIDSLKELIKMVEDYSEKGLKLLIRKNWFNEPPVSNWSHK, encoded by the coding sequence ATGAACGTAAATGAATTAGGATTCCTTTGGTACTTACAATCAAGTTCAAACATGATCAATTTATTATTAAAATATCTTAGTGAAACTTCTGAGGATACTGATTTAAGAAATATTTTAAATGAAATGTATGAAATCTCTATATATCAAGAACAAGAGGCTACTCAATTATTGTCTGAGGAAGGTTATAAAGATACACCGTTCTTCAGGGAAGATGATATATATAGATCAACAACAAAGCTATTTTCAGACCAATTAATTATAGAAATCTTAAAGCATATAACGAGTAATGGATTGCGACCGCTTGCTGTTCAATATGTTGAATTAACAGATTATAAAGTAAAAAATTTTTATAAAAAACTACTCAATGATGTAATTCAATTAGATTTTTCTTTATTAAAATTACTTAATGATAAAGATTTATTACAAAATAATTCCTTCTCTTACAAAAAAGCAGATGAAAGGGATGGGAAACTATTCAAAGTTGCATCAACTCAGCAACGGCCACTTAATGCGATAGAATTGGCAAATATGTTCAGTTCCCTTCAATGTAACAATGTTGGAGTTGCTCTTTGTATCGGTTTTTCTGAAGTCGTAGAGGATATGGACACAAAGAAATTTATACTAGATGGGAAAAAGTTAGCATTTTATCAATCAGCCACTTTATCTGATATCTATAGAGAAAATGGAATTCCAACTACAACTGGACTAGAGGCTCACGTTAATAAAGTAAAGGAATCACCTTTTTCAGATAAATTAATGGCGAACTTAATAATGTTCCTAAATCCAGTAAGTATAAGCAATCTACAAAATGCAGTGGTATCCAGTTATAAAAAGGATCATATAGATTCTTTAAAGGAACTAATCAAAATGGTTGAAGACTACTCAGAGAAAGGGCTGAAGTTATTAATAAGGAAAAATTGGTTTAATGAACCACCTGTGTCTAATTGGTCACATAAATAG
- a CDS encoding site-specific integrase, which yields MHPLKVLNYQKKTTVSELEKGDSIHEKFLEKEELEELLTIANKDGLEGDLLAFTMLAYTGLRIGEMIALKWPDIDFNNQTLRIYKTYYNPTNNKLKYQLLTPKTEGSIRTITIDPILIDLLKIHRNEQDKIKKENKPFYNDNKFIFATNEGYPKTIKHIAIRMNRLLKKTIIKKHVTPHSFRHTHTSLLIEANVHIKEIQERLGHSDISTTMDIYAHMTKNIKKEASTKFSNLMKDLSENISNNKYL from the coding sequence ATGCACCCACTAAAAGTATTAAACTACCAAAAAAAAACAACTGTATCAGAACTTGAAAAAGGCGATTCAATACATGAAAAGTTTCTCGAAAAGGAGGAACTAGAAGAATTACTTACAATAGCAAACAAAGATGGTCTTGAAGGCGATTTACTGGCTTTCACTATGTTAGCATATACAGGTCTGCGTATCGGTGAAATGATAGCTTTAAAATGGCCTGATATCGATTTTAACAATCAAACATTAAGGATATATAAAACGTATTACAATCCAACTAATAATAAATTAAAGTATCAATTACTTACACCAAAAACAGAAGGATCTATCCGCACAATAACAATTGACCCGATATTAATTGATCTTCTTAAAATACATAGAAACGAACAGGATAAAATCAAAAAAGAAAACAAACCATTTTATAATGATAATAAGTTTATCTTCGCAACTAATGAAGGATATCCTAAAACAATTAAACATATTGCTATTAGAATGAATAGGCTGTTAAAGAAAACTATCATTAAAAAGCATGTAACACCTCACTCATTCAGACATACACATACTTCATTATTAATTGAGGCTAATGTACACATTAAAGAAATACAAGAACGTTTGGGCCACAGTGACATTAGTACAACTATGGACATTTATGCCCACATGACAAAGAACATTAAAAAAGAGGCTTCCACTAAGTTCAGTAATTTAATGAAGGACCTCTCGGAAAATATTTCAAATAATAAATATCTGTGA
- a CDS encoding IS3 family transposase: MAFELKEEGFRLKDIFVVVGIPEATYHYHVKKIGKEDLDTELKELITHLFKKFHERYGYKRITKELKKLGHSINHKKVYRIMRELGLKCVKFMRKSRKYNSYKGNVGKVAKNRLSRRFSTPIPLQKLVTDITEFKCLGEEKLYLNPIFDLYNGEVIAFEIRKRPTLDLVMEPLRETIEIIKNHATYRTTIHSDQGWHYQHNQWVRTLKENNVFQSMSRKATCADNAPIENFFGILKQEMYYGEELVSYEELKRRIEEYIDWYNNERSKTKLAGLSPVEYRTQSSQSAA, from the coding sequence GTGGCATTCGAACTCAAAGAAGAAGGGTTCCGATTAAAAGATATATTCGTTGTTGTAGGTATTCCTGAAGCTACCTATCACTATCATGTAAAAAAAATTGGGAAAGAAGACTTGGATACAGAATTAAAAGAACTCATTACACACCTATTTAAGAAATTTCATGAACGCTATGGTTATAAACGTATCACGAAAGAATTAAAGAAATTAGGACATTCTATCAACCATAAAAAAGTGTATCGCATTATGCGGGAACTGGGATTAAAATGTGTGAAATTTATGCGAAAATCCCGTAAATACAATTCATATAAAGGAAACGTAGGAAAAGTAGCGAAAAACCGATTATCCCGCCGCTTTAGCACACCTATCCCTCTTCAAAAGTTAGTAACCGACATTACAGAATTCAAATGTCTAGGCGAAGAGAAGCTATATTTAAATCCGATTTTTGACCTTTATAACGGAGAAGTTATTGCGTTTGAAATCAGGAAACGTCCAACGTTAGATCTTGTCATGGAACCTTTAAGAGAAACCATAGAGATAATAAAGAATCATGCAACCTATCGCACTACCATCCATTCCGATCAAGGCTGGCATTACCAGCACAACCAATGGGTGAGGACATTAAAAGAAAATAATGTATTCCAAAGCATGTCACGTAAAGCAACCTGCGCAGACAACGCTCCGATAGAGAATTTCTTTGGCATTTTAAAACAAGAAATGTATTATGGGGAAGAATTAGTTAGCTATGAAGAATTAAAAAGACGGATAGAAGAATATATCGACTGGTATAACAATGAACGATCAAAAACAAAATTGGCCGGATTGAGTCCAGTCGAATACCGAACTCAATCCAGCCAATCAGCTGCATAA
- a CDS encoding helix-turn-helix domain-containing protein — MAKYSEEFKIKLVNEYLYGNLGYNSLSKKYNMPSSTPLKNWVNAYKAQGMKGLKRRKKNEKYSVQFKLDTVQFMLKTDASYLETALQFDLNNPSLIARWLKAFREQGIEGLKSRSKGRPSMSKKPNKSKKKEEKKLSREEELERENELLRLENAYLKKLRAFRENPNAFHEKHKQRWHSNSKKKGSD, encoded by the coding sequence ATGGCCAAATATAGTGAAGAATTTAAAATAAAGCTTGTCAACGAGTATTTGTATGGGAATCTTGGATATAACTCGTTGTCGAAAAAATATAATATGCCCAGTTCCACCCCATTAAAAAATTGGGTAAACGCCTATAAAGCGCAGGGTATGAAGGGGTTAAAACGGAGAAAAAAGAATGAGAAGTATTCTGTTCAATTTAAATTAGATACGGTACAATTTATGTTAAAGACAGATGCTTCTTATTTAGAAACTGCTTTGCAATTTGATTTGAACAATCCTTCCTTAATTGCACGATGGTTGAAGGCATTTCGTGAACAAGGGATAGAAGGCCTGAAATCAAGATCAAAGGGGAGACCTTCTATGTCTAAGAAACCTAATAAATCGAAGAAAAAGGAAGAGAAAAAGTTATCACGTGAAGAAGAATTAGAACGTGAGAATGAACTACTAAGGTTAGAAAATGCCTACCTAAAAAAGTTGAGAGCTTTTCGGGAGAATCCGAATGCGTTCCACGAAAAGCACAAGCAAAGGTGGCATTCGAACTCAAAGAAGAAGGGTTCCGATTAA
- a CDS encoding STAS domain-containing protein, translating to MKNEYKIELLNDRSEIVEQWYTKFRQRDISVWNAEISEQVIEEISQKFAKIIFNHPEELEIEEELNQFSAKIVNLGWPLAYLTEGIQILRTICLCRLIEKNDDVNKYEFIDMMEEVNGWVDPIKNKLIHTYSTHWMDMVSKQKIVLEELSSPLIPVVEGITIMPLIGTIEEERGQLINQKLLTGVVEHRSEVVLLDITGVPTVDTMVAHYIVKAAEAVRLIGTTCILVGIRPEISQTISNLGIDLSKFITKSSLKQGFEKALKITNRELNTKNQQAANTVKDIIHSLKLPSLPTEK from the coding sequence ATGAAAAATGAATACAAAATTGAGCTACTAAATGATCGAAGTGAAATAGTGGAACAATGGTACACAAAATTCAGACAAAGAGACATTTCAGTATGGAATGCAGAAATATCAGAGCAGGTAATAGAAGAAATCAGTCAAAAATTTGCCAAAATCATTTTTAATCACCCTGAAGAACTAGAAATAGAGGAAGAATTAAATCAATTTAGCGCAAAAATTGTTAATCTAGGCTGGCCACTAGCTTATCTGACGGAAGGCATTCAAATTCTAAGAACAATCTGTCTTTGTCGACTAATAGAAAAAAATGATGATGTAAACAAGTATGAATTTATAGATATGATGGAAGAAGTAAATGGCTGGGTGGATCCGATAAAGAATAAATTAATTCACACCTACTCCACTCATTGGATGGACATGGTTTCCAAGCAAAAAATTGTGCTTGAAGAGTTGTCCTCTCCATTAATACCAGTTGTAGAAGGAATAACTATTATGCCCTTGATAGGAACCATTGAGGAAGAAAGAGGGCAACTTATCAATCAGAAGCTGTTAACAGGTGTTGTGGAGCATCGGTCAGAGGTAGTTCTGCTGGATATTACAGGGGTCCCTACTGTAGATACCATGGTAGCTCATTATATCGTTAAGGCAGCGGAAGCAGTCCGTTTAATCGGGACAACCTGTATTCTAGTTGGTATTCGCCCTGAAATCTCCCAAACTATTTCTAATCTAGGGATAGATTTAAGTAAATTTATAACGAAAAGCTCACTAAAACAGGGATTTGAAAAAGCTCTGAAGATTACAAATCGCGAGCTTAATACTAAAAATCAGCAAGCAGCCAACACGGTAAAAGATATCATTCATTCGCTCAAACTTCCATCTTTACCTACTGAAAAATAG